TCCATTGTAAAAAAGTACGTAGGGGACCTGGGGGGAAAGGTATGGCTGGAAACGCCAAATGGTACGGGTAGCACATTCATTGTCAGTCTTCCGGTATAGCTTTATGGTATCAAGAGACTAATGAAAACCATCATAGAGGTATGTATTGATTCGATAGAATCTGCCATCAACGCTGAAGCTGGTGGAGCCGATCGGGTGGAGCTTTGTGATAACCTGGCGGAGGGGGGTACTACGCCAAGTGCGGGACTCATCAGAGCAGTGAGCGCACAGATAGGTATCGGACTCCAGGTGATGATCAGGCCAAGAGGCGGAGATTTTTTGTATTCATCTGCAGAGATAGAGGCCATGAAACACGATATCCAGGTGGCCAAAGACCTGAAGGTTGATGGGGTGGTGTTTGGTTGCCTTACCAGAGAAGGCGATGTGGACCTGGAGCGTATGGCCGAGTTGATGGCCGTCGCCAGACCTATGAACGTGACATTTCACCGTGCATTCGATATGGTACAGGATCCGATGAGGGCACTGGACATGCTGATAAGCTTAGGGGTGGACAGGGTGCTGACCTCAGGGTTGCAACCTACTGCACCGGAGGGGGCGGACATGATTGCCAAGCTGGTCAGCCACGCAGCGTCAAGGGTCATCATCCTGGCTGGCGGCGGAGTGAGGCCTCATAATATTCAGCAGCTCATCGAACAGACCGGGGTGCGAGAGTGTCATGTATCAGGCCGCACTATCTTGGAGAGCAAAATGACCTACCGGAACCCTGGAGTAATGATGGGAGGCACTACCCACCCTTCGGAGTACGAACGCCTGGTGGTGGATAGTGCCGTGATTAGATCCTTTCGGTCCGCCTAGCAGAGGACCAGTTGGTCAACCTTCTTTTTGATCCAGTTCTTCATATTCCAATTCACCATCCGTGTCGACCAATGAATCCAACAACACCGATTCCTTTTCCTGATTCGGTGCAATGTCCAATGAATGATGCTGACCTGAGAGTTTGAGGATACTTACTCCTGCTTTGAGTGATTCGGCCACCTCGGCCAGTTTCTGTATTTTCTGATTGTAAACTTCCATCCCGGTAGATAGCTCAGCCGCAGAGCTGGCAATTTGTTCAGTGCCGGCGGCTGTTTCTTCGGCGATGACTACAATTCCCTCTGTGATGTTCACCACGTTGTTGATATCCAGAATCTGATTTTGTGTGGCATTTAGAATCTCCTCGGAGATTTCAAGGTTTAGATGCGAGGAATCATGGATTACCTTGAAAGAATCCGCGGCTGCCCGTGAGGTAGTTTCGCCGCTTTTTACGCTCGTGCTCATCTGTGCCATGGCATCCGATGCCTTGAGGGTGTCATTTTGCACATCCATTACCAGCGCTTCGATTTCCCGTGCAGATTTTTTGGAGTCTTCAGCGAGTTTTCTGATTTCCTCGGCCACTACAGCAAACCCCCTGCCGGCATCCCCAGCCTGTGCGGCCTCTATGGCAGCATTGAGTGCCAGCAAATTCGTTTGTGAGGAAATTTCCGTGATCACGCCCAATACCCTGGAGATTTCGCGAGAGCGCTCAGTGAGCACCTTGATGGAATCGTTGGTCTTATCTGAGAATCCGGCGATCTGTCCCATGTTGGCCACTACTTCATCAATCATCACATTGCCTTTTTTACTGTTTTCTGCCACCATTTTGGCGGCATTATGAATGGTCTCGGCCTTATGACCCATTTCTTTCGAAGAGTTCAAAATGCCTTCCATGAGACTTGAAGCATCATCCACTTTATTCACCTGGAGGTGTGCTCCATTGCTCATCTCGGCTATAGAGGAGGCGATTTCATTGGTATTGGAGCTCATTTCTTCACCCGATACCCGCATGTCGCTGGAGGATTCTTCAATAATCGTGGCGTTTTGTGCTACCTGACTCAACAGTGCATCAATATTGCTTAGGGCAGAATTCAGGCTTTGAGTCATTTCTAAAATGTCGCCTTTGGCCTGATCGTCATAGCGGTTGGTAAGGTCACCATTGGCCAGGGCATTGATGATGGTGTTGAATCTGAGCAGTGGCATCGAAAAGGAGACCAACAGACTGTTCAGCGCCTCCCCAAGCTCCCTCCAGGCACCTTCTTTGCCGGTGGTTTCTATTCTGGCTTCTAACTTACCTTCTTCGGTGGCTTGCCTTACCACAGCCTTGGAGTCGTCGATGACGGCCTTTAGGTTATCCCTCATTTTGATCAGGGAGTTTCCCAGAAGATCATTTTCACCAGCGGAGATAAATTCTACCTCCAGGTTTCCGTTGCCAATTTCCGAAGCAAATACTGATACATGGTCTATCCGCTGAAGGTAGGCATGCAGCTGCCGGAACAACCCGCCCGTTTCAGCGTCTTTTTCCAAAGCGCTAGAGTTCTCAATGGCCATGCTGCCAGTAGAGATGGCGTTGAGATAGCCACTCATTTCCCGAAAGGGCTTTCGCACAACGCGTATAATCGCCAAAAGCGCAATCACACCAAACCCGCATCCAAGGGGAATGGTCAGGAACAAATACTGGATTCCAAAAACACCAACGAGCATTGTGATCAGGGCAATGGCACAAGTGAAGACAATCAAAACCACCCCTATCCAATACAGGAATGATTGTTTTAACAAGATGTAGTTGGCTCCAAACAAAATACTCCCTGCAGCCAGGATGGCCAGGGTAAAAATTAAGAAGTCATTCATGAATAGCTGGACTAAATAGTGAGTAATGAGTATTGATTAAAATGTACTAACTGTTCTAACCAGAAAAAATACACAATTAGATTTTAAAACAAGAGCGTTAGATGAAATAAAGTGGGGTTGTTACGGAACTGGTCGAATATTGGTCCCTATCTATAGGTTCTCCAAATAGAAACGGGCATGCCCATGTGAGCATGCGTCTGGTCTCTGATGTTCAGGAAAAACTCAAAGAGATCAACGCCAGGAAAATTCTCTACCGAGCTCTGAAGGAGGCAAATAGCTGATCTACCTCAGCCAGCCTTTGCGGATTCCAAAGTTGGAAAACCAGACCAGAAAGAAACCAAAAAGGATAATCAGCACAGGCATGATGGCGGCCCCGGGTCCGTACACATCCATGGCTTTGGCTATGAACAAACTGTGAATCATCTGAGCGATCACTGCCACCAGTGAAACGATCAGGATCGATCGGGACCAGGCTTTGCGGAGGAGGAGGCCCAGCGACCCGATGGCGCCACCGAATACCGCCACGAAAAATGCGACCTTCGTCCAGTTGGGGTAGTTGGCATACAAATCCTGCTCTGCCTGAGGGAGCGCTTGCAGAGCCTCTTCCGACATCATCATATTTTGGATGAAGGAGCCTACTCCCATAAGGTTCCAAAGGAGCATGATCACCGCCACGAGCCAGAACCAGACAGGGACTTTTATTTCTTGATTTTCCATTTTTACAGGTGGGTTGGGTTGAAGTAATCTTCCTTCAATTTACCAGAAAAGTAGCAATATAGAAAATCAACCTTCACATGATTTCAAGGGAGGTAGGAGGAGAACTCCCGGGTGATTTGGCTGATTTTGGGATCAATATAGGTTTTACAAAAAGGCTTTTCAGGGTTTTTGAAATAGTAATCAAGGTATTGTTCACTATTCAATCGAAAGACATCAAGCGGCAATATTTGAGTGATCAGGGGTTGCTGAAAGTGAGATTGAAGGATTGTCAGGGAGTCTCGCGCAGCCTGGGCATCGGATTCATTGACCGTGTAGATTGCCGACCGATATTTGTGCCGCATGGTATGACGAGATGTGGAAGAATGGGTGAGTAAATGGATATGGATGATCACCTCCAAAGGAATCCGCTCATGGTCAAACTGGAGCTTGATGGCTTCTGAAAAAGTCTCATGAGGTGCTACTGAGGAGATCCAGCCCTGCACTACTGACGACACTCCACTGAGCCGGGCAAAAATGGCTTCTGTACACCAGTGACATCCTCCGCCAAGCCCAAGCGTCATTAGGCTACCCAATTTTCACGGAAGTCATGGTGAGTGATCCAGCCACGTACTGATCATTGAAGATTTCCACCTCCTCCTTCTGATCCTGTAGGGCCAGGGCATAAAGAAGGGGATAGTAATGATCCGGAGTAGGGATGGCCAGCTTGGCAGCTGGCCCCAGTTCCGTATAATTGATCAGCCTGGAATGCTCCTTTGAGTAGATATAGGTTTTGAATTTTTCATTCATTTCCTGCGCCCAATCGAATCCATAATTGGGCACCTCGAAATGCTGCCAGTCTACCATGCGGAGGTTATGCACCATGTTGCCACTGCCCAAAATAAGAACCCCCTTTTTGCGGAGAGCAGAGAGCTCTTGCGCCAGTTGATAATGATAGCCTGGTGGCTGATGGTAGTCAATGCTGAGCTGCAGTACCGGGATGTTGGCTTCCGGATACATGCGCTTCACCACCGACCAGCAGCCATGGTCCAGTCCCCAATCATGATCCAGTCCCACGTTGGTAGATTGAATGAGTTTGCTGGTTTCTGCAGCCAAAGCGGGATCACCAGGCGCTGGATACTGTACCTGAAAAAGCTCCTGTGGAAACCCTCCGAAATCGTGAATGGTTTTAGGGTGGTTCATGGCAGTGACATGTGTACCCCGCGTAAGCCAGTGTGCGGAGATACAAAGCACAGCTGCAGGCTGGGTGATCTCTTTGGCAATGCTTTCCCACTTTCTGGTGAATTCATTGTCTTCAATGCCATTCATCGGAGACCCATGGCCCATGAAGAGTACTGGCATTTTTTTATCCTGCACGGGCAGGTCATTCGTCATTTTGGCAAAAGACTTGAGTGATGACATGGCAAATAGACTGCTTAACGATCGGTAAATAAACTCTTTCCTATTCATCGGTAATAGAGATGAAACAGTGGAGAACCTACAAATAGTTTACAAGAAGTGAAAGAAGAGAAGTTTATTTTCGATCCAGGTATTGGGGAGTTCCTATGAAAGTACCCTCCAGCTTGCGACCGTTTTCCATCAGGATGTCATATTTCATGCGGTACACCCCTTTGCTGGTGATCACTATGGTGATGGTGCCGTTTTCACCGAAGATGGCTTCTTCCAATGACCTGCCAAACTGTACGCGTCGGTATACAAATTCTCCTTCGGCTTCTGAGAGTTTACGATTGCCCAAAGCTGTGAAAGTGCCTTCCTGAAACCCCTCTTTGCCCGGAGAGAAAAATTCCGTGAAAAGATAGCAGTCAAAATCCTCGCTAAGGGTAAAATAGGTCTCACCCAATGCATTCTGGTTTTCTTCGAAAACGGATGTTTCTCCAATGATGGTAAAATCCATGTTGTAATGGTCGCCTGAGTGAGCACCCCAGTCCTCCTGAAGTACCCCGGACAGGGCATAATCCCTGCTGCCATATTGTACCAGGGAGAGTTCTTCCTCATACTCAAAGCAGGAAGTAAGCAAGAGGGAAGAGAGCAATAGGCAGGTGTATAGAATCTTCATGTGTTCAATAGAAACAACCGGTTTCTCTAAGATACTTATTCTCAGCTAATTTTTTTAAGCTTTCATGTATTGTGTCCGGCCATTCTGTTAAAGAATGGGGTAGATCTCTGGGTTTTTGAAGGGGACCAGTGCCAGCATCACGGCCTGCACATAGTATTCCGTGCGCCCAAGTACGCCGCCGGTGAGTGACCCTACTGCACCCCCTTTTTGCTTAGAGTTTTTTTCGCCAAATACCTGATCGTTGGCATGCCCCAGTTCAATGCCCTGGTGGATCAGCTCCGTGACTTTTGGGGGTAGGTGGAAAGTGCTGGTACGCGACTGTCCCATTTGGTTTTGGGAGAGAATGACCACCCAGGCAAAGGCGATGAGCCCCTGTGGAGTTTCATCAAGGCCGCCTTCTATGCCCACCCAGTAGTCGGCATCAGGTTGTTCGTGTCGGGCATTTTGGGCCCGGTTGGCAGCCCCTTGCAGTGTTTCTTCATCAGTCATGGGCTGGTCTGACACACCCGAAGGCACACTGAGTCCGGTAACGGAGAGTTCACCTTTCGGGAATATTTTCCGGAATCCCTCCTGCGTAGCATTGATTTTTACTGGGTTTTTAGAAGCAACAACTACCTGCATCTGTTTTGATCGATTGGTTGGTAGCGAAGATAAATATTTGCGGTGTCCGGTCGAAGTTTATGGTACCCGAAAACCCAGGCCAACACTGAACAGGTTATTGACTTTGAGTTCATCGTTGTATTGGCCGACAAAAAAGGAATACTCT
This Marinoscillum sp. 108 DNA region includes the following protein-coding sequences:
- the ygiD gene encoding 4,5-DOPA dioxygenase extradiol codes for the protein MSSLKSFAKMTNDLPVQDKKMPVLFMGHGSPMNGIEDNEFTRKWESIAKEITQPAAVLCISAHWLTRGTHVTAMNHPKTIHDFGGFPQELFQVQYPAPGDPALAAETSKLIQSTNVGLDHDWGLDHGCWSVVKRMYPEANIPVLQLSIDYHQPPGYHYQLAQELSALRKKGVLILGSGNMVHNLRMVDWQHFEVPNYGFDWAQEMNEKFKTYIYSKEHSRLINYTELGPAAKLAIPTPDHYYPLLYALALQDQKEEVEIFNDQYVAGSLTMTSVKIG
- the yjjX gene encoding inosine/xanthosine triphosphatase — protein: MQVVVASKNPVKINATQEGFRKIFPKGELSVTGLSVPSGVSDQPMTDEETLQGAANRAQNARHEQPDADYWVGIEGGLDETPQGLIAFAWVVILSQNQMGQSRTSTFHLPPKVTELIHQGIELGHANDQVFGEKNSKQKGGAVGSLTGGVLGRTEYYVQAVMLALVPFKNPEIYPIL
- a CDS encoding methyl-accepting chemotaxis protein gives rise to the protein MNDFLIFTLAILAAGSILFGANYILLKQSFLYWIGVVLIVFTCAIALITMLVGVFGIQYLFLTIPLGCGFGVIALLAIIRVVRKPFREMSGYLNAISTGSMAIENSSALEKDAETGGLFRQLHAYLQRIDHVSVFASEIGNGNLEVEFISAGENDLLGNSLIKMRDNLKAVIDDSKAVVRQATEEGKLEARIETTGKEGAWRELGEALNSLLVSFSMPLLRFNTIINALANGDLTNRYDDQAKGDILEMTQSLNSALSNIDALLSQVAQNATIIEESSSDMRVSGEEMSSNTNEIASSIAEMSNGAHLQVNKVDDASSLMEGILNSSKEMGHKAETIHNAAKMVAENSKKGNVMIDEVVANMGQIAGFSDKTNDSIKVLTERSREISRVLGVITEISSQTNLLALNAAIEAAQAGDAGRGFAVVAEEIRKLAEDSKKSAREIEALVMDVQNDTLKASDAMAQMSTSVKSGETTSRAAADSFKVIHDSSHLNLEISEEILNATQNQILDINNVVNITEGIVVIAEETAAGTEQIASSAAELSTGMEVYNQKIQKLAEVAESLKAGVSILKLSGQHHSLDIAPNQEKESVLLDSLVDTDGELEYEELDQKEG
- a CDS encoding peptide-methionine (S)-S-oxide reductase, with the translated sequence MTLGLGGGCHWCTEAIFARLSGVSSVVQGWISSVAPHETFSEAIKLQFDHERIPLEVIIHIHLLTHSSTSRHTMRHKYRSAIYTVNESDAQAARDSLTILQSHFQQPLITQILPLDVFRLNSEQYLDYYFKNPEKPFCKTYIDPKISQITREFSSYLP
- a CDS encoding copper homeostasis protein CutC; its protein translation is MKTIIEVCIDSIESAINAEAGGADRVELCDNLAEGGTTPSAGLIRAVSAQIGIGLQVMIRPRGGDFLYSSAEIEAMKHDIQVAKDLKVDGVVFGCLTREGDVDLERMAELMAVARPMNVTFHRAFDMVQDPMRALDMLISLGVDRVLTSGLQPTAPEGADMIAKLVSHAASRVIILAGGGVRPHNIQQLIEQTGVRECHVSGRTILESKMTYRNPGVMMGGTTHPSEYERLVVDSAVIRSFRSA